The segment gaaattccttttttccagagcattaaaaaaaatgtatcatttattttattgttcattttttttgtgatatccataaaatttatcagaaaatgtataaaaaattcatattttccCTCGAGTTTCGAATCACGTCAGGGTCTTTGACTCTGGATTATAATTTTGAGTTTTGGGCGCGGTCGTGAGAGTTTGCCACGTGGAAAACTAAACCGTATATAGCAGAGCCATAAAGCCAATGCAGTTTTCAAGCGTAACATATGTTGTGCATGCGTGTGGCAACATCGCGGTATAGTCGTACACATTCCTATCCATGCGACTCGGCTAGGACCGACAAGTAAGAGGGATATATTATTGGATAGAGACCGGTTTGCCTAGCCGAACTAATGCTCTTCTAACGCAGATAAGCCCACGCCCTTTCCTCCCGTCGCCGTCGCCGATGCTTCTTCATCCTCAACGTCTTTGGCTTCTTCTTGCTTTTTATttctgttttttattattttttttttaaacctctCACTTCGTAACGTCTAATGTTAAGTCCATCCGGGCCAGAGTTTTCTATatcccttttatttttttattgcaaccGGTTAAATGTGTTGTGTGTATGTGGCGCAACAACAATAGATGGAAGTCGAGGTTACTGGCCACGGTTTATTTTTGCTTTATTTAAACAGGAAACTCCtacgtaatttaatttatatatttataattgtttgtcgtaattaaaaaaatataataaaataaatgggtATCTAAGAATAGTCATATTGTACTTTGATCCTCGTAAATAGAACCCGTTATTTTTAGGTCAATTTATCGATATTGCAGTAATACGTCGGGTGATAGTCTATTAGAAAAtgtaatggaaaaaaaaaggaaagaaaaaactaaataatagaAAAGCCTTAGGCCACCCTATTCTTATTATTGAAGACAGGTAGAACATTGATCGCGAGAACCTGTCGGTTGGTCATTGGCCTTCGGATGCAGTCAACTTGAAgaggattttatttaacctAGAGAAGAAACACTTGGTCTTAGCCTCCCTGTAGTAGgatataaagattttttgactTAAGGAATATTGAGAAGAACCTGTTCCCTTTTTATCATAAAGAGGCCCATCCTCCCCCCGAAATGCTCCGTTCATCGGATTATAAATGACATACGGctcttaattttcttttctcttttttttcatattttattattattgttattattttctttataatatatatacatatatgatatatctatgcgttttattttaatgatacgcaggtaaaaaaattttgtaacattaaatatacacgTGTGCAGTCGTTGAACTTTGCGCCACTATCGTTCATATCCATGAAAAACAAATAGATATGAAAATCACatgaatatcaaaaatatgttatccaaagtttttttaagataGTGCAGAATGTTTTCTTTGTATTAAagaggaaaatatttttttttattttttattttattttgtaaaaaagttattttttattctacgtTCGTTGccagtgaatttttttattcttttgtatCGCAGAAGGCAATTTTTCTTGGCTATAAGTCATAGGCATTTCACAAGATAGAGAATAAGATAGagggaaaaaagaaaatttaagatTATAGTTCAGGccgttattatatatataaaaagacTCGGGACTCAGGTGGTTCCCGGAGTTGCGagggtgagaaaaaaaattcacatcatgggcatatttttttttcatcccacCTGCCTTCATTTTATTCGTTTCTTCTTCATATTTATCAATTCAATTGAATGATTTATTGaatgtagattttttatattaatatttattatatttttttttttttggagcttgtgaatttttatcaagtgaaattttttttcctttcaggtgtagattaaattttaacattacCATTTATTGACGTCATTTAAAGGTAATTAGAGACGGTACGcaaaagatgataaaaaaattatcaaaattactttAATCTATAGATTTCGACATTTTAACGGCTATTGTCgaaatatatattagtataaaaatttttattacaacattcaacgaattaaaaaataataagaacattaaacctaaataaataaataaaacgtgatattttaaaataatcaatgtttaattataaatttcattttttttttaactgcatttattttattagttttaatttcattttttctgtagtaaaaatttatttattattaaaatatatataatttatgacgatatattataaataaattatgatcttGTAGttaatagataattaataatttttctattttttttttttcaacaaatcaataacaaaaaaaaaaaagtaaaaaaatgcagatgtagaaaatttaaaaaacttcatGTGCAATTTTGTTAATGTAtcggttttgaaaaaatcagaaaattattagatgtcgactaattttagtattataataaattaaatgaccgAAGCTAGCGAAGAGttaacgattttttatttttttttcgactatttaattacaaaaaaaaaaaaagaaaaaaatgcagatgtagaaaattaaaaaaactataggtgcaattatttgaaatatttttttttttataatttatcgtattgaaaaaaattcaaaagttttttgatGACGTCTAAATTCagtatcttataaattaatgataccgaaattagccgacgtctaataacgTCTTggaaaaacgataaattaaaaataaatatacatttcagaaaattgcacctgtagttttttaaattttctacatgtgcatatttttagttttttgttttttaaattattttgttgaaaaaaaaaaaattcaaaaatttttaattgtctgctaacttcaggatcataataaattaacgcatttaaattttgaggcttttttttattatttttataagtgaCTGTACAATCTTaagatatttattatcaacgcacaaatatgaaaacttcatttttatttgtacaaaaacaatataaatctatattaactctaaaaaaaagaaagttttttaGTCACAAATGcacaaaaatgataaaaaaaaatattttttatcttcagtAATTTAACTTACGAAgctgatattttaaaaaaaaacaaaagtattaaattttttaattaaagtgacacttaaattttaataacttcaaagttcattattattaatatcaaaacgagaacataaataataaacgagGATTGATTTATTCtcctaaaaaattaatgatttaaaatattattttaaaagccAACTACCTGCAGTATTGTCCATTAAATAGGTCAATAACATTTACCAGAATCATTGACTTTGTCGtaataaagatatttttttctttgagtCAACAGGAAagccaaaataattaaaaatttcaaattaaaattaaaatacaattttattagacaattaaaaatccatactattattattatatctatTAATATGTATCCTATCacattctcaaaaaaaaagacaaaaaaaattttaaaaaacaatttatttgacacAGAGAAAAACGTAACAGCGAATTAAGTAGTGAGCAAAAATAATTCGCCAGACgcgcgaattttttttatattttttgcgcgGGGCCGACTATTAAGCGGTTCCGCTACTGCTGGCCATGCATTTTCGTAGTCGTTAtatggttttaaaaaaatctaacatAACACGCATCAAGCGAAAAGAATGCTCGTTCTTTACATTCAACGTAGCGATTATCCCGTCCGATAAGGAAAAGTCTAATGTagtaacttttattattttattaaacttttttaaattatagttaTTTAAGAAACTCCAACTGAGTAAGCGAACCaaaaagcaaaataaaatcattattatatttttttttttatttttttttttcatacattattattaaccatacatacatttattgtACAATAACGTTTTATACATTTGTACAATAAggcttataaatatatacgaattcaaaaatatgtatacataaaaattaaattacacacACAATGTTTGCATTCTCTATTATatttatcttataaattatagcTCTATCTCTGTGAGATGATTACGCAATAAAACATATAGCGATTAGCGTGAACTTGAAACTTgggcaaaataaaaaaataaaatatatttatatatatatatatatatatatgaaacagCGATGATTAAAACCACGTAGAGAATATCGACGTGTGGGTAGCCAGGCTTTCAAAATAACATTCAACAGCAgactttttaaattctttgtaagtattttatatttatatcttttgCGTATTCATATTAATATAAGCGAAttcctaaaaatataaaataaaattgtcccTTCTTTTCCACCTCCAtagtatttatgtatatatatatctttgttatttttttcccatTTCTTTCTTTTCGTAGTGTAGTCGCCTGACGGGTTTTTACCAGCCTATTTCTATTCGACTCCCTCCACAAAACAGTTTCCCAAAGTCGCATCATATCAtcgcacacacacaaacacacatacacacacacacttggGTAGATCAACATCATAGCGTACGAATGAAAAAGCAAAAAGCAAACTAAAGAATATAATAAGAAGTTACGGAATATAGAGAAAGGCAGGATAAAAAAAagccatagaaaaaataaaaaaaaggtcgTAGGTGTAGGGTCCAATGGGGAGTTGAGTTTGTCTgtgattatgattacaaagACTAggataagatttaaaaaatttacaagcaTGTGAATTTTCCATGATGGAGAGGAGAGACATCAGTTGGCTGTTTGAGCGGCAAAATAACAACCAGCAGAAAGTCAGATGGAATAAAAagggaatttaaaataaatgggaAGAGAATAGATAGCAGTTAAATGTGATGAGGGAAACGCGGAGCAAAAAAGTGTGGGGTAACGGGGGAGAAAAGGGGGGAGAGACTAATGACGTAGGTTTGCTAGAAAACAGACTGTTTCAGCGTGCATCATAGACCAAAGCCATCGTGATGATCTAACACTATGAAAAACTGTATAAAAAACACCATATAGCATTGGAGCGAAGTCTAAGATTGGATCAGCAGAGGAAGAAGCGAGTCTGGTTGTTGAAGGGCAAATAGGGACGGATTATTGGGCTGAGGACTGCGTGGATTGGCCGATCGAAACGTGTCATTCGTCAGCTCTGTTAAGCATTTTTGTTTTGGAGATGGTAAATGATGAAGAAGCTATTAGCGTTTGCTGGTCTCAAGAGTGAGAAGAAAACTAATGAAATGATACGCGGTCGGTGAGAAGGAGAGGGCCCGAGTTGCGGCGGCGGTCATCATGGTGGTGGTAAGCAACTttagatttaaatgaaaagGAAAAATATACGCGGTATGGGCGGGAGAGAGTGAGATTATTTTGGCCACCCCTACGGAAAAGCGCCAGTTCGTCGCACTCTCACGCTCACGGGTTCGCTCGTTCTCTTTTAAATGTTTACCGCTGGTGCACTATACCAGACTATACATTTGCTGGTACCGATCTTTGGTGGAAAACCCATGCCACCGAAAAACGAAACCCTCGAAACTGTACAATACATTTTACTAATGTAGATAGATAGAACCTAGAGCCCTAAATAGTAAGTGGGGATAGACTTTCCGTTCGACCTTCTTTCAGAATTCGTGCGGGTGTTTTGTACGAACGATAGACATAGACGACGTCGCTCATGTACCGACTCTGTGTGCGTATACTTGGGTGCGTGCGTGAAAAAAAACGCGTGTGTTGTGTCTATTTCCCTCCCCCTCTTACTGAAAATTCTTACTATAGGTACTACTATTagtaatacatacatacatctacACATATATGTTTTTGGTCTTTTTCTAATGCACTTTTAAAAGTAATACTGGCTATCTCACTTGTGTTTTGTAGATTGCCATCCCCAAAAAATAACTCACGCGCAATGTCCCAGCCCTCTCTCTTTTAACATTTCCTCAATGTGGCATTTAAGTTTTAGACGTTATTCGCGTTAGTAGTCTATTTCTCTTGGTATTTTGTGTTGTAAGTTGTAACACACATGTCTAACGCGAGTTAGcttgacaaaaaatatatatatatgtatatgttaataaaaaatacggtGCACCGGTGATAGatatttactaataattaaatgtgttcttattattttattaattattttaaattatattgtttagctaatttatatatatttgtgtgtGTTAATTAGCGGTGCTTATAACATTGTTTacgttttttataactttttattattttatttttattttatgtaataattgtaaaataacttattattattatccacTTCCTGGTTTGTTCGCGCACTTGTTTGCTTGTTTTTAATCGCAACTGACGTCATCCTCAGTGTTTGGACCTTGAAATTTTTGGCTCGTGGAATTACGCATCGGGGACTTGCGGTTGGCATTGAATTATCACGTGAGTATAAAATACGCTTCTGCGCACAATAAAAACTAAGAATTTTGCGGCATATTAAACTTATTAATACCCAATATTTAATCAATAGTTTATATaatctaattattaattttactttttttaacttttttaacttaatcatttttaagattaaaattttaaaagcttaTCTTAATGATTAATGCTAATATTCTTGATAGTACTCGGcgttaataagtttttatttgatGTTAATTGTTAATGTCATTAAGCGTATCGCCAAATAATGGCCTTGATGACTCATCAATgtacttgaaaataaaatttaatgatcaatagttaataatttttcgatgcaTCATGTCGCTCCTATCTATCCAAAGTCCATTCAGctaattaactaattagtGCTTTCAGCTtatcgatattttaaaatttttttattttttttttgttcaatctAGAAGTCCCACTTTGCGGTAGCAATAATTTACAATGGGCACCTCGGAGCAGCATTACTGTCTAAGATGGAACAATCATCATGCAAACATGATAACGGTATTCCAAGAATTATATCAAAATGGAGCACTGACTGATGTAACCATTGGACTTTCGGATGGTTTATTGGTTGAATGTCACAAGCTAGTACTCGCTGCCTGTTCCTCATATTTTCGTAAAATACTACAAAATTTAAACCGACCACGTGCATTGATACTCGTTAATGTCAAATACTATCAGATGAAAGCGATACTTGAGTATATGTACCATGGCGAAGTCAGTGTCACTACTGAAGAACTCCCGGCACTGCTTGAAATAgctaattatttgaaaataaaaggcCTGACTGATGTGCCAGAGTTTCCTGATTCATCTTCACGGTCGTCTTCGCCATGTGCGCAAACACGACAGTCGCAAACGCAATCTCAGTCACATTcgcaacaacaacagcagcaacagcaacaacatcAACAACCGCAACATCAAAACAATAATCATCAGCAACGTCGCTCACGTCGTGATCAAGTCAGTCCGGTATCGCCATCACCGGCAATAACCACCAGTTGTATGAACTATTTGGCTGCTAATTCTGATAATATTGGCAATGGAAATGGTAATAATGGGATTGGTAGTGATCATACGTCACCGCCACATTCAACCAGTTCACCATACTACAACAATTATCGTAAATCACCAGCTCGTGCTCACAGCGAATCACGTTTTCCGACAGCCTCCGGATGGAATTTACCGTTTGCTGGATCACACTTTGCATCGTCTCTCCATCAAGGGTCATCGATGTCTGCCCACCATGCGTCTCTGCTTGCTGCTCACTACGAGAACGATCTAAATACCCGTAAGAACAAATTACCAAATTATATGATGGGTCGTGATACACCTATACTAAGAACTGTTCTTGGACAAGGTAACGCTGATAGTTCCCAAGGAGCCGTACCACTTATTCACGCTGACAATCAAGAGTACCGTAGTCCCAGCAATCATTCGGCCAATGATAACACGGACAGCAGACGCAACAGCATGAGTCTTTCGCAAGGACGCAGCCCCTATGACACTGTCGTCAATgatagcgaaaaaaaattgtcaccacgtaaatatttttttatttaacaatctatataaattttaattattatttttttttttttatttaatgatttattgtCTGTTGGTAAATAGGCATGCGTTCAACCACTGAACCAAATCGTGAATGGAAACGTTATAAGCAGTACACTAAAGAAGATATAGCGTCAGCTATTGAAGCTGTGAGAAATGGTATGAGTGCACTCCAAGCTTCGCGTAAATTTCACGTACCATCGCGCACACTTTACgataaagtcaaaaaattaggTATCGCAAACACACGATCAATGCGCCGTAGTAGTAATAATAGCGGAGCCAGTTTTCCGTATGGTATTGGTGGTAATGTTAACGGTAGTATTTATGCATCGATGTCTGACAATGACTACGATAATAACACCGGTGTTTTTGAGAGCCCGAGTGCTATTATTGAAGCAGCTTATGCCAAGAGTAGAGACAATTCAAACGATCGTGATTCGGCAATGGAAATATCCCGAGTTACCCCGACTCCGACTCCAAGTCCTAGTCCGAATCGATCGATTCAAAGCGCTGGTCATAATCAGCCACAAGAAGTTGATCTAGAAGATCAAGTTGAAGACTTGTCAATGAGTAGTAGAAAGTCTGATGTACGTGTAATAGTATCACCTGTTATCAAAGAAGAAAAACCTGACCCAGATAATTTTAATCACAAatgattgtaattaatttttttttcatgaagaATAGACTATCTGACGCGggtttattattaaagaaaaaaagctTCGGCTTTcactgaataattttatcatcgTTAATTCCGTGATAAGACTGAGACCGCGTGCATACTTGTAATTTTAGAGACTGAGAAATATCTATCACCGTAtcctatttcttttttttttttaattattatttttatttttattattattaaaaatttttttttcttaaagaaaaaaaagctcATAAATAATATCTCAGATCTAATTAATATCTTATATGTTTTTTCTTACGACTGAGCTTTAACTATTTAACGCATGttaacgttaaaaaaaaataattaaagaagaaagattatatttataaataatgtttataCATTATTAGTGTACTAGATCATGTTATtgtgattaattattgaacGTACTCTAGAGAagattatttactttattatgaAGTATACATTAAATGAGGATTCAAATATATGAGAAagagtataaaaattaatcgcgTGAATGAAGATTTTATTAGaagaaaatttgtattttgttacaaaactattttttttttttaatcaacggcTTGATATTCGAGTACAATTAAATGTGGAATATTACTTTGGTAAtggaaagtata is part of the Microplitis mediator isolate UGA2020A chromosome 11, iyMicMedi2.1, whole genome shotgun sequence genome and harbors:
- the LOC130677516 gene encoding longitudinals lacking protein, isoforms H/M/V-like isoform X2 → MGTSEQHYCLRWNNHHANMITVFQELYQNGALTDVTIGLSDGLLVECHKLVLAACSSYFRKILQNLNRPRALILVNVKYYQMKAILEYMYHGEVSVTTEELPALLEIANYLKIKGLTDVPEFPDSSSRSSSPCAQTRQSQTQSQSHSQQQQQQQQQHQQPQHQNNNHQQRRSRRDQVSPVSPSPAITTSCMNYLAANSDNIGNGNGNNGIGSDHTSPPHSTSSPYYNNYRKSPARAHSESRFPTASGWNLPFAGSHFASSLHQGSSMSAHHASLLAAHYENDLNTRNADSSQGAVPLIHADNQEYRSPSNHSANDNTDSRRNSMSLSQGRSPYDTVVNDSEKKLSPRMRSTTEPNREWKRYKQYTKEDIASAIEAVRNGMSALQASRKFHVPSRTLYDKVKKLGIANTRSMRRSSNNSGASFPYGIGGNVNGSIYASMSDNDYDNNTGVFESPSAIIEAAYAKSRDNSNDRDSAMEISRVTPTPTPSPSPNRSIQSAGHNQPQEVDLEDQVEDLSMSSRKSDVRVIVSPVIKEEKPDPDNFNHK
- the LOC130677516 gene encoding protein tramtrack, alpha isoform-like isoform X1, producing MGTSEQHYCLRWNNHHANMITVFQELYQNGALTDVTIGLSDGLLVECHKLVLAACSSYFRKILQNLNRPRALILVNVKYYQMKAILEYMYHGEVSVTTEELPALLEIANYLKIKGLTDVPEFPDSSSRSSSPCAQTRQSQTQSQSHSQQQQQQQQQHQQPQHQNNNHQQRRSRRDQVSPVSPSPAITTSCMNYLAANSDNIGNGNGNNGIGSDHTSPPHSTSSPYYNNYRKSPARAHSESRFPTASGWNLPFAGSHFASSLHQGSSMSAHHASLLAAHYENDLNTRKNKLPNYMMGRDTPILRTVLGQGNADSSQGAVPLIHADNQEYRSPSNHSANDNTDSRRNSMSLSQGRSPYDTVVNDSEKKLSPRMRSTTEPNREWKRYKQYTKEDIASAIEAVRNGMSALQASRKFHVPSRTLYDKVKKLGIANTRSMRRSSNNSGASFPYGIGGNVNGSIYASMSDNDYDNNTGVFESPSAIIEAAYAKSRDNSNDRDSAMEISRVTPTPTPSPSPNRSIQSAGHNQPQEVDLEDQVEDLSMSSRKSDVRVIVSPVIKEEKPDPDNFNHK